Proteins from a genomic interval of Ictalurus furcatus strain D&B chromosome 2, Billie_1.0, whole genome shotgun sequence:
- the timm29 gene encoding mitochondrial import inner membrane translocase subunit Tim29, translated as MAALRRWCSTAAVAATSKGTRWERLWNSRAGVWCRSLLSDYKEACREIFVGAYERPFKASLYVALLGGAYGCYYTNPDDTSFQSRILETSNQLALLSPWIRSGTSDGHVQSLAKLRNEGRLRYVSLGIISLAYVADYDPETSLYEARCSALSVPWAQLRERVLDVGFAGRWWVLENKMENYDINEEEFKHLPPSLLATAAPTAQETERNERLHQESWKALVMEGEEDMDSRKKSGEVTGEGKEISTKQDI; from the exons ATGGCTGCTTTGAGGAGATGGTGCTctactgctgctgttgctgccaCCAGCAAGGGTACGAGATGGGAGAGACTGTGGAACAGTCGTGCAG GTGTGTGGTGCCGCAGTCTTCTGAGTGACTATAAGGAAGCTTGTCGTGAAATATTTGTTGGAGCATATGAGCGCCCTTTCAAAGCCAGCCTTTATGTGGCCTTGCTTGGAGGTGCGTATGGCTGTTACTACACCAATCCAGACGACACATCCTTCCAGTCTAGAATACTAGAGACCTCCAACCAGCTCGCCCTCCTCTCTCCGTGGATCCGTAGTGGCACGTCGGATGGACATGTGCAGAGCTTGGCCAAGCTGCGTAACGAGGGCCGTTTGCGATACGTCAGCCTGGGCATCATCTCGTTGGCCTATGTGGCGGACTACGACCCCGAGACCAGCCTGTATGAGGCACGGTGCTCTGCGCTTTCTGTGCCGTGGGCGCAGTTGCGTGAACGTGTGCTGGACGTAGGCTTCGCTGGGCGCTGGTGGGTGTTGGAAAATAAAATGGAGAACTATGATATAAATGAAGAGGAGTTCAagcatctcccaccctccctgctGGCCACAGCAGCCCCTACAGCACAGGAGACCGAAAGAAATGAGAGACTGCACCAGGAGTCCTGGAAGGCACTGGTGATGGAGGGAGAAGAAGACATGGACAGTAGGAAGAAAAGTGGGGAGGTAACAGGGGAAGGAAAAGAGATCAGTACAAAACAGGACATTTAA